CGACCCTTGGGGGCTGTCGGACCTGGTGTCCGTGGAGCCGCCCCGGCCCATGACGGGAGCCGGGGGCCGCCCCTTGGTGGTGAGCGTCACCAGCCTCAACGAACTGGTGCAAGAGGCCGACCAGGCCAACCGCATCCTGACCGATATGCTGGGGGGCATCGCCAGCGTCGCCCTCCTGGTGGGCGCCCTGGGCATTATGAACATCATGCTGGTGTCGGTTACGGAGCGGACCATGGAGATCGGCCTGCGAAAAGCCTTGGGGGCCTACCGGAGCGACCTGCTCTACCAGTTCCTCATCGAGGCCTTGATCTTGAGCGCC
This genomic stretch from Sphingobacteriaceae bacterium harbors:
- a CDS encoding FtsX-like permease family protein — encoded protein: DPWGLSDLVSVEPPRPMTGAGGRPLVVSVTSLNELVQEADQANRILTDMLGGIASVALLVGALGIMNIMLVSVTERTMEIGLRKALGAYRSDLLYQFLIEALILSATGAVLGTVLGLAVADLIARYGLPTQVTATATLTAVFAALFIGLIFGVYPAYLASGLTPVDALRRQ